Genomic window (Gloeocapsa sp. DLM2.Bin57):
TTCTGGATTTAACCAAGCTGTTCCATAAATTCTCTGTAACTGAGGTTGGCTTTCATCTCCTCGCCAATATGCTCCTGCTACACTTTCTAAAGCGAAAGCATCTGGATTAATTTCTCCTGTAAAGTTAAGATGAGGACCGGCGCATAAATCCCACCAAAACTCTTCAGGGGGAGAAATCACCGGATCTATTAAAGAAGGTTCAACTTTTCTATTACCCCTACCACTATCAGGACTACCAAGAAAATAACGAGTAATAGTTTCTTCTGCAGGTATATTATCGAGGATTTCGAGCTTATATGATTCATTTAGTTGTGCAATTTCGGCTCTAATTTCGGCGCGCTCTACCACTTCTTTAATGATAGGTAGATTAGCTTTAATGATTCGGCGCATTTCTTGTTCAATCTTTTGCAAGTCTTCTGGAGTAAAAGGAGTTTGACGGTCAAAGTCATAATAAAACCCCATTTCTGTAACTGGACCAATAGTGACTTTAGTCTCTGGGAATAACTTCTGTACCGCCATTGCTAAAATATGGGCGCAGGTGTGACGAATTTTAATTAATTGTTCTAAATCCTTTGGAGATTTTTCTAGTTGATTAATCATAATTTTAATTTGCCCTTTAAACCTAAAAATGTTATTATTACAAAAGTGCTCAATATTGTTGAAGGTTCGGGAATAGGTGTAGCTTGAAAGCCTTTAACATTTCCTTCACTGTCAAAATATTGACCGACAATTACCCCAGCATCATTTATATTGTCTGCTAAAGTAGCCACAGCACCTGGAAAAGCAATTTCGAGAAAACTATTATTATCCCAGATAAAAGAACGCCAAGTATCTCCTGTCTCTGGTAAATTGAATACTCCCACTATTTGATTGTTATTGTTAAGACCACGTGCTCTGGTTAAGTTAGCACCAGGAAAGTTAATTGTGGTAATTTGTTCTCCTTCTAACAAAAACCCCTGAGTACCGTTTTCATCTCTAAATTGTCCCGTAATATTTCCCTGATCATTTATTCCCCAAGGAAAGATTTTGTCAGCATTAGGTATATTAATTGGTTCTAAATCAATAGTCTCTATTTGACTAAAATTAGGCTGATTAATAAAAAATCCATTAGCATCACTAAAATCTTGATTAAAATAAAAGCCAACAATTTGCCCGTTATTATTAATTCCCGAAAATTCTAAATCTGGGATATCATCTCTTTCAGGAAACAATTCAGGTAAAATAAAATTACCATTACTGTAAATATATGGTTCAGCCTCAATAAAATCAGGAGTAGTAAAAAAATAGCCAACTATATCCTGATTATCGTTAAGATCCCATACTAAAGTGGCTGGCGCTGAGGGTAAGGGTGCAGACAAAAAATTAAGCTCTTGATTTTGATTAACAAAGTAAGTAATAGCATCAACTCCCCCCGCATTAGTATCTCCCACAAACTGTCCATAATTATCTATCGCTTTGATTGATGTAAAGGAAGCATCATCTATAACAAAACTCGAATATTCATATAGTGTAGTAGCTTGAGATACCGAAGAACAGGTTAAAATTACACTACATAAAGCTGCTTTTTGAAAACTCTTGTTGATTTTAACTATCATCTCTTTTTATTTAATGATTATCATTATCATATAACAAGGTTGTCAAAAATTACTGCAACAATTGGGCTACTTCTTTAGCAAAATAAGTCAAAATCAAGTCAGCACCAGCTCTTTTAATACTAAGGAGAGTTTCTAAAACAACTTGTTTTTCGTCAATCCAACCTTGTTGGGCTGCTGCTTTAATCATCGCATATTCTCCTGAAACGTTATAAGCAACTACCGGCAAATTAGTCATTTGCTTTACTCGATAAATAATATCTAAATAAGCTAAAGCAGGTTTAATCATTACTAAATCAGCACCTTCTTTAATATCTAATTCCACCTCTTTGATAGCTTCTCTAGAATTACCCGTATCCATCTGATAAGTTTTCTTATCCCCAAATTGGGGAGTAGATTCCAAAGCATCTCGAAAAGGACCATAATAAGCTGAAGCGTATTTAGCAGAATAAGCCAAAATTCCTACATGATAATAACCTTGAGCATCTAATGCTTGACGAATAGCGCCTATTCTGCCATCCATCATATCAGAAGGAGCTACAAAATCAGTGCCCGCCTCAGCCTGTGAGAGAGCCATTTTTACCAAGACTTCTACTGTCTCATCGTTAAGAATTTCTCCATCTTTGACTATACCATCATGTCCATAGATAGAAAAAGGATCTAAAGCAACATCGGTTATCAAAACTATCTCAGGATTTTTTTCTTTAATTGCTTTAATGCTACGTTGAACTAAACCATCAGGATTATAACTTTCTTGACCTAGATTATCTTTTTTTTCGGCTTCAACCAAAGGAAATAAAGCAACCGCCTTAATTCCTAAATTACTAGCTTCTTGAATTTCTTTTACAAGTAAATCCAGAGAATAACGATAACATCCTGGTAAAGAAGATATTTCTTCTTTTTGATTTACTCCCTCTCTCACGAAAACTGGATAAATTAAATCATCAACTTTTAGTTCATTTTCTCTAATTAAACTACGTAAAGCAGGAGTGCGACGCAGACGACGTGGACGATAAAATAGAGATAAAGAAGTATCATTAGATAAATAGTTCATTATTTTTCCTCACTAATTAGGGTTAAAAGTTTTTAACTAAACATTGCTCTAAACCTTGACGAATTTCTGAAACATTTAAATCACGACCAATCAAAACTAATTGGTTACGTCTAATTCCTTGCCATTGTTCAGCCTCAATATCGTAGCGCTTTCCACTTAGTTGAAAAATATGTCGCAACTCACTCTCAATAAACCAAAGAATTCCTTTAGCACGAAAAACATTATTTAATTTTTGATCGCTTAAAAAGTTTTGGAACTTATCTAGATGAAAAGGGCGATCTCTTTCAAAAGATACGGCTACAAAGCCATCTATTTCTAAATGATGAGAATGATGATGGTCATGATCATGGTGATGCTCACCTTCTATTTTTTGAGAAAAAAGAGACTGATTACACATTCCTATGTCTAAAATAAGGGGGAGAGGAACTTTACCATATTGAGAATATAAAATTCTTGCTCCTACTTTTATTGTCTGTATATCTTTTTCCAAGAGCTTAATTTGATTTGCTGCAACTAAATCAGTTTTATTAACTAAAATAATATCCCCATAAATTATTTGTTTTAAAGCTGATTCGCTTTCAAAATGTTCAGATGTAAAGGTTTCCGCATCAACTAAGGTTAAGATAGAATCTAGTCTAACTAAATCCCGTAATTCTGTACTTAAAAAAGTCAAAGCTATAGGTAAAGGATCTGCTAATCCTGTAGTTTCAACTATTAAGTAGTCAACTTTTTCATCTAGTTCTAATACTTGATAGACAGCTTCAATCAAATCATCATTAATGGTGCAACAGATACAACCATTACTCAGAGTCACCATATTTTCGTCAACTGATACCAATAATTGACTATCAATATCAATATCACCAAACTCATTAACTAAAACTGCTATTTTTAAATCGTGATTATTACTTAAAATATAATTAAGAAGGGTTGTTTTACCACTACCAAGAAACCCTGTAATAATGGTCACAGGTAACCCTTGCTTAGGGATATTTAGGGAAAGAATTTGCTCTGGGGATTGTTGTTGAATCATCAATTTATTAGGAGTAAGAGATTAGGACAAGATGTGAGAAGATATCCCACATCATGGCACGCAACACAAACTTTTTAGGTGTTAAAACTAGGTTGATGGGAAATTAAACTCATGAATTCTTGTCTAGTTTTAGCATCATTGGCGAATACACCTCTAACTGCACTAGTAGAAGTCCATGAGCCTGGTTTTTGTACCCCACGCATTACCATACACATGTGGGTTGCTTCTACTAATACTGCTACACCTTGAGGCTGAAGCAAACCCTGTAAAGCATCAGCGATTTGTGCTGTCAAGCGTTCTTGTACTTGTAAACGTCTTGCATACATTTCACAGATGCGGGCAATTTTGGACAGTCCAATCACTTTACCATTAGGAATATAGGCAACGTGTGCTCTTCCTAAAATTGGTAGAATATGATGTTCACAAGAACTAAACAAATCTATATCCCTTACTAAGACCATTTCATTGGTATTTTCGTGAAATACTGCCCCATTTAATAACTCATCAAGAGTTTGATGATAGCCAGAAGTCAGAAATTTTAAAGCTTTTACCACACGTTTAGGGGTATCTTTGAGCCCCTCTCTGTCTGGATTTTCCCCTAATCCTAAGAGTAGGGTTTTTACTGCTTCAATCATTTCTGCTTCCGTTACAACAGGTTGGGCTTCTGTAATTAATCGAGGGTTAGATGGGGTTAAAGTCATGAGATTAGACAAGGACTCCTATATTAGAATGAGAATCATTATCATATGTTAGCACAGTTTAGCCAAATTAGATTATATTTGGTAAGACCCGAAACAATTAAATCACTGAAAATTTTTTTACCGTAAAGACTGAAAAATAGTACAAAGTTCAATAATTTTAATTTTGAGAGTAGATAAAGGTTCATAACCGCGTTTAAGTTGATATTCTAATTGTAGTAAAATTGTAAGAGTAGCTAATAACTGTCGAGAGGAACAACGGTTAATTTCTTGACGTAAAAAATGAATTCTTTTATAGTTAGCAATTCCAGCTGTCTTAGCGATTAATTGTTCATCAGTCTCACCACTATCTAACATAACTTTAACGATAGTCCAAGTCCGAAATTGTCCTAAGAGAGTAGCGACAATTTTTAGGGGAGGTTCATTAAGATTAAGTAAATCCGTAATTAGTCGTAAAGCTTGGACTTGGGAAGCTGTACGAATCGCCGCGGCTAATTGTAAACTATTTTGAGCAGTAGGATTAACTAAATGGGCGATCGCTTGGACATCTAGAGGAGATGTTTGACTATATTGATAAAGACTTAACTTATCTAATTCGTTGTACAATTCTCTAGTCTGGTTACCCACAGCAACAGCGAGAAGTTCTTCAGCTTGAGGAGTGAGTTTAACACCTTTTTCCCTAGCTACTTGTTGAACTCGTTGTAAAATCTGTTCAGTTTTCCAGGGAGGTATCAGAGAAAACTCTTGAACTTGAGCGTATTTTTGTAATAATTTGGTTATTTTAAGCCGTACATCAGGTTTTTTCCCAGAACTAAATAGTAAATGAGATTGGGGGAGAACTTGCGGTAATCTTGCTTCTAACTGTGATAATAATTCTGGGGGACATTGTTGACCGATAGTAGTATCTTCGATCCAGATTAATCTTTCTCCTGAACCAAATACAGGACTCATAGCTTGATTAAGTCCAGTAATAATTGCATCAGGTTGCTCCCCTGAGATTTTATCATAGTTAAATGATAGCCAGTCAGGATCGACTACCTTGTCTTTAAGTTCCTGAATCGCTTGTCTTAAACTAAAATCATCGTCTCCCCAAAAAAAATAAATTGGCATATACTGGAGGAATTTAAATTTGAACGAAACTTACCAAGAATATATTAATAGAGTTGTTCCCTTAACCCTAAAAACAACCGTAGAAGGACAACTTAATCATATTCAAAAATCCGCTAAGTTTGAAGGGGGTCAACCAGTGGCTTTTCCTGGTTATACTATTATGACTCCTCCTTATGCTGAAGATCAGGATAATCAAGCTTTTTATAATTCTCTACAAGAGTGTCAAGCAGAATTAGTAAAAGCATTAGACTCTGAGTTATTGATTAGTTTACCACCAGAAAGTTTCCATTTAACTGTAGCTGATTTAGTCTGGGATAGTACTTATCTAGCGGGAGTTAAAGAAAATCCTGATTTTGATAATATCCTTAAGCAAGAGGCTAATAACTGTTTTGACAAGTATAAAGAATCGGAGAAATTTGATAAGGCGATCGAGTTGCAATTACTAGGATTGACCGTTTTTCCTCGCGCTTTAGCTATTTGTTTAGTGACTAAAACTGAATCTGATTATCTACATATCATGAATATCAGACAAGCAGTATATCAAAATCGTTTGATGATCGCACTAGGAGTACAACAACAACATAGTTTTGTAGGTCATGTTACCTTGGGTTATTTCGGGGAGGTTAACCCAGAATCACATAGCGATCGCCTTTTAGAGATTATTACCAAAATTAATGAACAATGGATAGATAAAGAAACCCCCACCCTGAAAATTCAGCGCATACAACTGCGTAAATTTGATAATATGGTTAATTATTATCGCGAAGCTAATTGGCCCGAAATCGTTATTTGAATAACCTTGATCATCCCATAGTTATAGAGAGTTTTCGGATTATTGACCAAGAAATTGGTCAACATAATCTGAATCCCTCAGAGTATGCGATCGCTCGTCGCGTCATTCACGCTACTGCTGATTTTGAGTATCTCCAATTACTCGAATTTAGCCCTGATGTGATTAACATCGCTAAACAAAGTCTCTGTGGAAAACTACCCATTATTACCGATGTAACTATGGTGCAACAAGGAATTAAAACCTTAGTAACGAAAACCTTTAATAATCCAGTCATCAGTGCAGTAGAATTAGCTAAAACTCCTATCCTAGCTAAAACTCGCACTGAAACTGGTATTTTAACAGCAATCAAGCAATATCCCCAGGGTATTTATGTAATAGGAAACGCACCTACTGCTTTATTAGCACTTTGTGAGGAAATTAAGCAAAATAACTGTTTACCTGCTTTAATCATAGGTGCACCCGTAGGTTTTGTCAAAGTGCTTGAAGCTAAACAAGCTTTAGTTAATACTATTATACCTCAGATTGTGGTAAAAGGACGTAAGGGAGGATCTGCGGTAGCTTCAGCTATTGTTAACGCTTTACTCGTTTTAGCTGCACAAAAAATATGATAGATGTGATAGGAATTGGTTTAGATGGTGTCTCGGGTTTAAATGAGAAAACCAGAGCAATTATCCTGAAAGCCGATTTATTGGTAGGGAGTGAACGTCATCTGAGTTATTTAAACCAATATCCCCAAGCCAAACTATTTTTAACCGATTTTAAGGAGATTATCTCTCAACTGCGCCTAGCTTTAACAGCAAAAGTGGCGATCGCTATTATCGTAAGTGGAGATCCTCTCTTTTTTGGTTTAGGACGTTTACTCCTTAATGAGTTTAACCCAGAAGAATTGACTTTTCATCCTCATTTAACTTCTGTACAATTAGCCTTTAGTCGTGTTAAACTACCTTGGCAAGATGCAGAATTAATTAGTATCCATGGCAGAAGTTTAGAACAACTTACTCTCGCTTTACAACGAGGAGTTAAAAAAATCGCCCTACTTACAGATCCTCAACATAATCCTCGTGTCATCGCTCAACATCTCAAGGTAGCTTTACCCAATCGTTATGACTTGTGGATCTGCGAAAATCTCGAAGGTAGTCAAGAAAAAATTACTAAAATTAGTGCTAATGAAATTGATACCTTTCTCACAGAATCCGTTAGGGAATTTTCCCCTCTCAATGTAGTCATTTTAATCCGTCAAGATCATCCCCTAACAGTTAATAATCTACCTCTATTGGGTATTCCCGATGAGGTATTTTCCCGGTTTGACGATCGCCCTGGTTTAATGACTAAAAAAGAAATTCGGGTATTAATAATAGCAGAATTAGACTTACAACCCCAGCAAATTATCTGGGATATTGGCGCAGGTACAGGATCAGTTGCTCTAGAAATAGCGCGTTTATCACCATCTTCTCATGTTTATGCTATCGAAAAAACCGCCATGGGAATTAGTTTAATTGAGCAAAACCTTCAAAGACTCTCAGTTAATAATCTCACTCCTATTTATGGGGAAGCACCCGTTATTTTAGCTGATTTACCCAATCCTGACCGTATTTTTATTGGTGGAAGTGGTGGTAATCTGACAACAATTTTAGACCAATGTCACCGTCAAATCAAACCACAGGGAAAAATAGCGATCGCCCTTGCTACTGTTGAACATCTTCAGTTGGCGATCGCTTGGTTTAAACAACAGCAATGGGGTTATCATTTATTGCAAATACAGCTATCTCGTTCTGTTGCTGTAGCAGAATTAACCCGTTTTAGTCCCCTTAATCCCGTCACCCTAGTAGTATCAACCTACTGTCCCAGTTAGGGGAGAACTCGCGCTAGCATAATCTTTGACTGGCATACGTCCTGATACATAAGCTATACGTCCTGCTACCGTAGCCATACCCATAGCTTTAGCCATAGCAGGGGGATCTTTAGCTAGGGCGATCGCGCTATTAATCAACACTGCATCTGCACCCATTTCCATGGCTAAAGTTGCTTCACTAGGTGTCCCTATTCCCGCATCTACCACTACGGGTACGTTAGCTTGTTCAATAATAATAGCGATGTTAGCAGCATTACGAATACCTTGACCTGATCCGATGGGTGAACCGAGTGGCATAACGGTAACACATCCAGCTTCTTCTAGTCGTTTAGCTAGGAGAGGATCTGCGTTAATATAGGGTAAAACGGCGAAACCTTCTTTAACTAGTTGGGAGGCTGCTTTCAGGGTTTCGATGGGGTCTGGTAATAAATACTTAGGGTCGGGAATTACTTCTAACTTGACAAAGTTATTATCCTCTTGACCTACTAATTTAGCCATTTCCCTACCTAAACGAGCTACCCTGATCGCTTCTTCTGCTGTTTTACATCCTGCGGTGTTAGGAAGCATCCAGATTTTTTGCCAATCGATAGTTTCTGCTAAGCCCTCGTGTCCTGGTGCTTTCGTTTGAACACGACGTACTGCTACGGTGACGATTTCACAACCGCTAGACTCAATACTAGCTTGCATAGTCGGGATATTGGGATATTTTCCTGTACCGGTTAATAAACGAGAACGAAAAGTTTTACCAGCGATTTGTAACTGGTCCTCTGTTAGGGTAGGAATAGAGGGAGTGGAGGGAATTAAAGCTGTCATAGGTTTACTTACAGGACGATAAAAGCGATCGCAGTTAAAATGTGTCAACAGGGGATCTGACTGTTGATTAATAATCAGATTAGCAATGATAGAAGCTGTCACTGGTGCTAATAATATCCCATTACGGTAATGACCAGTAGCTAAAATTAAATTATCACAATTACTCTTACCTAGTATAGGTAGTTCGTCTGGAGT
Coding sequences:
- the holA gene encoding DNA polymerase III subunit delta produces the protein MPIYFFWGDDDFSLRQAIQELKDKVVDPDWLSFNYDKISGEQPDAIITGLNQAMSPVFGSGERLIWIEDTTIGQQCPPELLSQLEARLPQVLPQSHLLFSSGKKPDVRLKITKLLQKYAQVQEFSLIPPWKTEQILQRVQQVAREKGVKLTPQAEELLAVAVGNQTRELYNELDKLSLYQYSQTSPLDVQAIAHLVNPTAQNSLQLAAAIRTASQVQALRLITDLLNLNEPPLKIVATLLGQFRTWTIVKVMLDSGETDEQLIAKTAGIANYKRIHFLRQEINRCSSRQLLATLTILLQLEYQLKRGYEPLSTLKIKIIELCTIFQSLR
- a CDS encoding cobalt-precorrin-8X methylmutase, translated to MNNLDHPIVIESFRIIDQEIGQHNLNPSEYAIARRVIHATADFEYLQLLEFSPDVINIAKQSLCGKLPIITDVTMVQQGIKTLVTKTFNNPVISAVELAKTPILAKTRTETGILTAIKQYPQGIYVIGNAPTALLALCEEIKQNNCLPALIIGAPVGFVKVLEAKQALVNTIIPQIVVKGRKGGSAVASAIVNALLVLAAQKI
- the hemB gene encoding porphobilinogen synthase, with the translated sequence MNYLSNDTSLSLFYRPRRLRRTPALRSLIRENELKVDDLIYPVFVREGVNQKEEISSLPGCYRYSLDLLVKEIQEASNLGIKAVALFPLVEAEKKDNLGQESYNPDGLVQRSIKAIKEKNPEIVLITDVALDPFSIYGHDGIVKDGEILNDETVEVLVKMALSQAEAGTDFVAPSDMMDGRIGAIRQALDAQGYYHVGILAYSAKYASAYYGPFRDALESTPQFGDKKTYQMDTGNSREAIKEVELDIKEGADLVMIKPALAYLDIIYRVKQMTNLPVVAYNVSGEYAMIKAAAQQGWIDEKQVVLETLLSIKRAGADLILTYFAKEVAQLLQ
- a CDS encoding GTP-binding protein, with the translated sequence MIQQQSPEQILSLNIPKQGLPVTIITGFLGSGKTTLLNYILSNNHDLKIAVLVNEFGDIDIDSQLLVSVDENMVTLSNGCICCTINDDLIEAVYQVLELDEKVDYLIVETTGLADPLPIALTFLSTELRDLVRLDSILTLVDAETFTSEHFESESALKQIIYGDIILVNKTDLVAANQIKLLEKDIQTIKVGARILYSQYGKVPLPLILDIGMCNQSLFSQKIEGEHHHDHDHHHSHHLEIDGFVAVSFERDRPFHLDKFQNFLSDQKLNNVFRAKGILWFIESELRHIFQLSGKRYDIEAEQWQGIRRNQLVLIGRDLNVSEIRQGLEQCLVKNF
- the folE gene encoding GTP cyclohydrolase I FolE, which produces MTLTPSNPRLITEAQPVVTEAEMIEAVKTLLLGLGENPDREGLKDTPKRVVKALKFLTSGYHQTLDELLNGAVFHENTNEMVLVRDIDLFSSCEHHILPILGRAHVAYIPNGKVIGLSKIARICEMYARRLQVQERLTAQIADALQGLLQPQGVAVLVEATHMCMVMRGVQKPGSWTSTSAVRGVFANDAKTRQEFMSLISHQPSFNT
- the cbiE gene encoding precorrin-6y C5,15-methyltransferase (decarboxylating) subunit CbiE, which encodes MIDVIGIGLDGVSGLNEKTRAIILKADLLVGSERHLSYLNQYPQAKLFLTDFKEIISQLRLALTAKVAIAIIVSGDPLFFGLGRLLLNEFNPEELTFHPHLTSVQLAFSRVKLPWQDAELISIHGRSLEQLTLALQRGVKKIALLTDPQHNPRVIAQHLKVALPNRYDLWICENLEGSQEKITKISANEIDTFLTESVREFSPLNVVILIRQDHPLTVNNLPLLGIPDEVFSRFDDRPGLMTKKEIRVLIIAELDLQPQQIIWDIGAGTGSVALEIARLSPSSHVYAIEKTAMGISLIEQNLQRLSVNNLTPIYGEAPVILADLPNPDRIFIGGSGGNLTTILDQCHRQIKPQGKIAIALATVEHLQLAIAWFKQQQWGYHLLQIQLSRSVAVAELTRFSPLNPVTLVVSTYCPS
- the thiO gene encoding glycine oxidase ThiO, with product MQKTTEILIIGAGINGLAIAIDLKLRGATVKILSRNPQEVATLAAAGMLAPGAEQLPPGPLAELAERSRWLYPEWVRKIEELTQLNVGYWSCGILAPVYTTPESTEGFWLDREGINLIQPGLGTEVVGGYCYPEDGQVDPRELYKALLKAVEILEIELIQGITVEAIAQRQGKVESVRTKQGDFYAETYVLTAGAWSSQLYPLPVYPVKGQMLALQMPSGTELPLQRVLYGPQTYLVPRQSGRLIVGATSEKVGYQANNTPQGIKTLLNNAIRLYPTLQDWSIESFWSGFRPGTPDELPILGKSNCDNLILATGHYRNGILLAPVTASIIANLIINQQSDPLLTHFNCDRFYRPVSKPMTALIPSTPSIPTLTEDQLQIAGKTFRSRLLTGTGKYPNIPTMQASIESSGCEIVTVAVRRVQTKAPGHEGLAETIDWQKIWMLPNTAGCKTAEEAIRVARLGREMAKLVGQEDNNFVKLEVIPDPKYLLPDPIETLKAASQLVKEGFAVLPYINADPLLAKRLEEAGCVTVMPLGSPIGSGQGIRNAANIAIIIEQANVPVVVDAGIGTPSEATLAMEMGADAVLINSAIALAKDPPAMAKAMGMATVAGRIAYVSGRMPVKDYASASSPLTGTVG
- a CDS encoding DUF1868 domain-containing protein, encoding MNETYQEYINRVVPLTLKTTVEGQLNHIQKSAKFEGGQPVAFPGYTIMTPPYAEDQDNQAFYNSLQECQAELVKALDSELLISLPPESFHLTVADLVWDSTYLAGVKENPDFDNILKQEANNCFDKYKESEKFDKAIELQLLGLTVFPRALAICLVTKTESDYLHIMNIRQAVYQNRLMIALGVQQQHSFVGHVTLGYFGEVNPESHSDRLLEIITKINEQWIDKETPTLKIQRIQLRKFDNMVNYYREANWPEIVI